GGCAGGTGCTCAATTAGATCTGATTGATTAATCAATGGGCTAGACCAACGTATCATACAAATCTTTACAAATTGTAGGATCTTCAAGGAAAGAAGAAGCCACTAGTATCTCTGCCCATCACTCCCTGTGACTTGAACTTAGTATCCTCTCAAGGGAAGTCTCTTCACCCAGGCTCTTGGCAAAGCTTTCTCCTTTGTCTGCCCCtcgatttttgttttgttgctttgttttattaCCTGATACTGCCTGGCTTGTGAGAGAGAACTAGCCTCTGTCTGGCCTGGTAACATCCAAAAGTCTTTGAAAGTTATTCCTAACATAAAGATTGCCCTTCTGAACCAGAGCAAGCTCAGGCTATTTTCTCTTAGGCAAAGGGCCTGGCTGACTCCTCTGACACCAGTCTTTAAGGATCAGAAATTTATCTCTAAACCCATAATGGCTTTGGCAATTGTGAATTCATTTaaatcattttgaatttatttttgtgcttttttggtACTACCACCCCAAGAGAGCTGTTCTTTTTAGTTGACTTAATTTTGCCTGCCAAGCTTTAAAAAGTAGGCCTTGGTTTTGCTAGACCCTGTAGTCTTTtatgattttctaaaattttatttcatttctttccgaatctttttcatcttttctcataTGGCAGCCTCCCAGTTTATTACTAGTGTTTTTCAAAAACCACCCACATTTTAGgtgttgtgtgtgttttgtaTGAAGAGAGTTAACCAAGCTCTTTTGACCTCTGACAGGAGACTGAACTTTCTTGGTCTATTTCATTTCCAACCTGCTTTCTGATGATGGCCAGCATCTTATTGGCCTTTGGAATTGCAGGGTACACCAACTATTGTGGAACAATACATAATGATTCCCAtgttattttcttccattataatgaaaaaagaaagataataggTAATATATTTGGATTAATTTTCAAATGCTATACTGAAGTCCATTCACCAAATCTCCAGCATTCCAGATTATGTATGTAGGtgtgttacattttatttttatataattatagatTTGCAGAAGGTTGCAAAGAAATGTTCAGGGAAGTCTCATGCATCCTTTCCCCAGCCTCCCCCAGTGTTAACATCTTACAGCTATAGTACAATATCTATGAGACTTATTCAGACTTCACCAGTTTTTTACAtacactcatttgtgtgtgtatgtatgtgtatagctCGATGCAATTTTGCCACATATATAGCTTTGTATAAccacaccacaatcaagacactTAACTCTACCATCACAAGACTTCCTGGTGTTACCACTTTATAGCCACACCCATCCCCCATCTCTAACacctggcaaccacaaatctattCTCCAACTCTATATTTCACAATtgttacataaatgaaatcattttgagattggctttgaTCACTCCATATAATTTCcttgaggttcatccaagttgtcgtgtgtatcaatagttcattcctttttcttgctgagtgGTACTCCATGGTATGCATGTACCACAGTTTTTTTAACCACTCACcctttgaaggacatttgggtagtttccaatttggggttattatgaataaagttgctacgAGTATTCAAGTACAAGTTCCTGAGTAAaaataagtcttcatttctctgggataaatgcccaagagtggaACTGCTAAGTTGTATGGCAAGTCCATTTTTAGTTTTGAAAAGAacagccaaactattttccagagtcagACTATTTTTAGAATTTAATTATGACACAAGCCCTAGAAAGATATTCCACTCTTTACCTCTTTCTGATTAGAGACCTATCCTTCTTAGAGTCCCacggagtcagacagacctggattcaaattctacTTCAATCACTTATTAGCTGGGTGAGCTTGTATAATATTCATAACTTTTTTGAGTCTCAgattccttattttaaaaatagggacAATAATGCCTGAGATAGTAAGGACTTAAGATCAGCATGTAAAATACTGAAAGTAGAGCGTCTGGTAGACAGTAGTGAGTTAATGCTAGCTCTCTTCCCATCCCATGGCAACATAACGATCAAGCATGACTCCCAATATTTTtggtatttgaaattttaaaattccaaagaaaCCATAATACTAGCTCTTTTTGTACATATTCTTTTTTACTTAATAAATTATCATTAATAGATTCCttatgcataatttttttttggcaaagccatttttcctttcttcctatcaATCAGTTGTATTTGCTGAAGTAATCCTTACAACTCTTGGCAGCAGAAATGAGTTGATGTGTGTCCATTATGCTCTGTGGTTTTTGTCTCTTCTAGGTCAGTGAACAATTTCCTGATGACTGGTCCaaaggtaagaaaaaaatttctttgatttatttggaTGTCACTAATCTTAGTTTCTTGACTGAAGACTATACATGTCGAATTCTTTTCATTATATCCACATATTTTATTATGCTGTATATATTACAGACAGAAAAACTGTGACACAGAGCGAGTTAGGAACACACCTCAAACCACACAGCAAACTAGTGTCAAAGCCAAGACAAGAACTCAGGAGTATTGATTCTGAATTTATGGACAGAATTTCCAGAGCCAGAAAAGTCAACAGCCTTTCACGGTCACACATGCTTCTCAGAGCAGTGGTGGGATGCAGGtttccatctttaaaatgctGGCATTGTACTGCATGATCTCTGAGGACATTTCCAGCTCCAAATTTTTCTTGTCTAAGACAGTGATGGGATGAGAACAGCTGAAAATTCATGCATTATGTAATTTTGGCTCATTTTGGAGAAGCAGAATAGTATAGTGAATAAAGGCTAGTGAGGTCTAGCATCTGGTAAAACTGAatttcattcctatttttactatttgctagctgtgtgaccttgggaaaattgctTTACTTCACCTCAGattcctaatctataaaatggtacCTATTTCACAAGTTTATTTGTGATGTCAAATGAGACagcatatttaaagtgcttactCTGTCATTATTTTCGAGGGCTGGGAAAGTGGCCAAGAAGAGAGGTGCTGGCCACTTTAGGGCAAATGCCTCCCAAGTTCAGCTGCTGTGAGTGTGAACTTTGACTCCTATGTCCCTGCAGGCTTACCTGATCTACTCCAGCAGCGTGGCAGCTGGTGCCCAGAGTGGTATTGAAGAATGCAAATACCAGTTTGCCTGGGACCGCTGGAACTGCCCTGAGAGAGCTCTGCAGCTATCCAGCCATGGCGGCCTTCGCAGTGGTAAGGAAAGCCTCGgccacagctccctggacccCCTGGCCACAGGTTAGAGCCCCACTCTCCAGGGATGGCCCTCTGCCTCCTCTATATCCTTATTCCTCACCTGGTCTCTATTCTCAGGTCACCTCCCTCTCTGgaatcttctcttctttctccagcTCCTCTTTCCTACCTAcacagcttttttctttcttcctcaacACTCTCACTGCTCAATGAATGCACCTTACCTTGCCTCCAATCCTATACCAGCCTTGGTCTCCCAGTTGGCTAAAGGATTCCTCACAATATAAATAACATCAGGAGGTAGGCAGGGGTCATAATTCTTCATGCCTCTTAGCCCCTTCCTTCAGCAGGCTCAGCAGAGAGGTCCAGGGCAAATGGGAACTGACTTGGAAACCAGATTCCCATGGAGAGGATAAAGAGTGGCCATGCCAGAAATGAAAGAGCTGCCAATCAGAGGTTCTTTTCAGGATGATTTGGCACATGTCTCTTAGACTTCAATGTTCCAGGAGGAAGTGGGGATGGGTTCTTTACAACCTGGCCTTCAGATTCATCTCTTCCCGTTTCTTCCTCGGGCTCTTTCCCACCTAAAATCCTTTACAACCATGTATGTCAGCAATAATCTAGCCACCTAGTCATAAAATGTGTGACCTGAATAGATGGAGAGGAGAAGAATAGGACTGAGACCAGGGCTGGAGCAGACCCTGGAAGAGAGTAAGGTACATTATAAAGGTGGGGGAATAGGATGGAGCTGACAAAGGAGGGCATAATGATTGTATTAAAGGAAGGTAGCATAATTGGTATTTCTTTGGTCTACAACCCATCCCTCTAACTCACCCAAATCTTGGTTCCTGCCAGCTAATCGGGAGACAGCATTTGTACATGCCATCAGTTCTGCTGGTGTCATGTACACTCTGACCAGAAACTGCAGCCTTGGGGATTTTGACAACTGTGGCTGTGATGACTCCCGGAACGGTCAACTGGGTGAGTAGCGATATTGGGGGTGTAGGGCAGGCCAGTGAAGTTCCCTTAAAGAATAAAAGGCTTGGCGGGTAGCTTGGTGGGGTGAAAAAGACTTGTATTCTTCTAAATCTGAGGAAAATCAAGGTGAACTAGTTTAAGCCCAAACCCTACAGTGACAACCCAGACTAAATGTAGCTTGGGGCCCTCCTTCTCCGAGTGgttttcttgttttaaacacagtaATGATTGGGGGCCAGCCgggtagcgcaagcggttaagcgcctGTGCTCCACTGCAACGGCAGGGATACACCGGTCAGGATCCTGGGtgcgcgctgacgcaccgcttgtcaagccatgctgtggcagcatcccatataaagcagaggaagatgggcagggctggtcatcctcagcaaaaggaggaggattggcagatgttagctcagggctgatcttcctcacaaaaataataataataataatgataaaggaaCAACATTCTGTGACCTAGGGGGGCACGTCCTTCCATGTTGCTTATCCCTGTCTCCTTCCCACTCTTTACCTCCACTGTTGCCTTGAATCCTCTCTGCCCTCCAGCTGACCTTCCAACTTTGTGGTTCCATATTATTCCAATTacacctttctcttctcctcaatGCCCGCGCTGTCCTCACCTTTTTCGTGCCATTTTGTCCCTTCCGGACGTCAATCGCCCGCCAGGCACGTGCACACTCTGCTCAAAGGTCAGAAACACTGTGTAGAGCGGCGCGCCGGCGCCTTTGGGAGAATCACCCTGGCAACTACGTATGTCATGGAGTCTTGAGCAGGAGATTGGCCGAGGCTGGAAGTGGGAGCGCAAAGGCGGCAAAAACAAACAGGCTGAAACTAACCTGGAGACAAGGCACTCGCCCAGTCTTAATGCTGCCCGATCCCAGATCCCCTCAAACCCAATTAGAAACAGCAGCCCAGGAGGCTCCGCGCCCGCCTGTTCAACGACCTTTCCTCCCCCTGCACTTTTCCAGGGGGCCAAGGCTGGCTGTGGGGAGGCTGCAGTGACAACGTGGGCTTCGGAGAGGCAATATCCAAGCAGTTTGTGGACGCCCTGGAGACAGGACAGGATGCCCGGGCAGCCATGAACCTGCACAACAACGAGGCCGGCCGCAAGGTGAGTCCTGCAGCCCCTGGGGTTAGGCAGCTAGCTCCATTCACTACCAGACCTAGGTGCGGACAGCTGTTCAGTTCATTTAACAGATGGGAAAAACGAGGTACCAAGCGCGCTGGCCACGTAGACTAGCTAGACGCCTCGCAACCCcccagaggcagagactcccaCGCGCTTAATCCCTGGCCCGCTCACTCCTTGCTCTCTCCTCAGGCGGTGAAGGGCACCATGAAACGCACGTGTAAGTGCCACGGCGTGTCTGGCAGCTGCACCACACAGACCTGCTGGCTGCAGCTGCCTGAGTTCCGCGAGGTGGGCGCGCACCTGAAGGAGAAGTACCACGCAGCTCTCAAGGTGGACCTGCTGCAGGGTGCCGGCAACAGCGCTGCCGGCCGCGGCGCCATCGCCGACACCTTCCGCTCCATCTCCACGCGGGAGCTGGTGCACTTGGAGGACTCCCCGGACTACTGCCTGGAGAACAAAACTCTAGGACTGTTGGGCACCGAAGGCCGAGAATGCCTGCGGCGCGGGCGGGCCCTGGGCCGCTGGGAGCGCCGCAGTTGCCGCCGCCTCTGCGGGGACTGCGGGCTGGCGGTGGAGGAGCGTCGCGCCGAGACCGTGTCCAGCTGCAACTGCAAGTTCCACTGGTGCTGCGCTGTCCGCTGCGAGCAGTGCCGCCGGCGGGTCACCAAGTACTTCTGTAGCCGCGCGGAGCGGCCGCAGGGGGGCGCGGCGCACAAACTCGGGAGAAAACCTTAAGGGtctcctcccctcctttcccCATTTGTCCTTGGCTTCCTTTAGAGACCCCAGTAATAGAGGACCCTAGGGAATGGGGACCCCGCAGTACCAAGCCCAGGGATCCCAAGAGGGAGAGACGCTGCAGTCTCTCCGGAGCTTGTCACTTGCCAACCTCTTTCCCCCATTCCTCTGCGCTCTCCTCGAGCTGGGTCTGAATCGTCCTCAGCCCACACTTAGGTCTGAGAACTCTCTGTTCTTAGATTTTGAGCTATTGATCTTCCTTGGGTTAGGTGGGGAATAGGcgttcctcctccccttcctagCTGCCCTAACGCCTGACCTAGCCTATGCAGCCTTAAGAACTGGAAGAACCCTTCTCAAATATGCAGAGCCCGAGGAAAGCCATGGCttctctcttttgcccattttcttgcCCCCGCCCCGACCCCCTTGTCTGCTGCCAGGTCTCCACCATAGCTGCATCCTCCTTCTGCAGAGCCCCTCCTGCGCTTCTGATTCCCTGCTAACTGTTGGCATGGACTCCCCAGGAATCTCTaatgctttctctctccttctcctttccctctttccctgaaGAGAAACTGTGAGAAAACTGACCCAGGAAAAAGCATGTCTTTGGGGGTTGGTTCCTAGACGCAGGGGGTTGAAGACGGAGGAAGCAGGAACCCTCGAGTGCTGACTTGCTGAAAATCCAGGGTGCTACTCATCCTCGTGATACCACGTCTCTAACGGACTTTACCAGTGGGGCCATGACCTTCCTAAACAATCACCCAAGGTGTTCCAGACACACATCCACAATGTCAGGAATTATGGAAGGGCAGATTACCAGTCATTTCCTATCCTTTAAAGTAACCTTCCCCTGCTCCTAACCTATTTCGTCCTAGCAACTAACTTCACCTCTTCTCCTTCCCCAAAGGATCCTTGTTCCTCTCAGTCAAGACTGAGCTAAATAAAGCCAATTTCCCATTCAGAACCTGGTTTGCACCTTTAAAGGCAGGTCATAAGGAAGGAGAAGCTGGAAGCCTTCCTTTTCACTAACCTGGTTCTCAAGACAGGCAGGATTCAGGGCATTGGATACTTGCCTTCAATAAGTAAACTTCCTACAATGAAACTGTTGCTAATAGGAAGTTCAGCACCTTGAACTTTAATTTATTGCAGTCACTGTGATATGTGCCTTTCTTCCCCCCAGGTATTGAATTTAGTCTTGGGGACACAGGAGAGGGCGGATGGATGAAATAACCTCTAggccccctcttccctcccatctTGCCGGGATATCATGCTCCCTAGAGCCTCACTTCTCAGATGGCCTAAGCAGTTATCCTGACCTGACTGAGGCTAATCTGCCAAGGATTAGTAAACCATCCACATAAATCTTCCACCCACATGTTCACTCAGCAGCTAAGAGCCTATGCTTGTGGTGCTTGATTCTTCTGGTCCTCTTCCCAGAGAGAAGCAGTGGGGCAGGGACTTGTTGAAATAGGGCTCTGGGAAGGGAAGACCCAATCCCTAACAGACCCTCTGCAGCCCAAGGAGTTTCCCAGGTAGCTTCCTTCCCCTAGGCCAGTCCTGGGTCTAGGCAGCTCTTCTGGAGCAGAACTGGTCAAATGCTAGACAACCTCATCTCACCTCTCCCAGAGCAGGAGAGAAAACAGAGGAGGTGTGGCTCCAAGTAGGTAACAGGGGCTGAGGCTCTAGGGGCCACTGTGAGAGCAGAAGGGCTCCCATATTCCAAATTGACACAGTGGCCAGGTCAGACCCCAAAACACTGGCCTCATCCCTACACATCTTCTGATCCTACTAATGCTTACTGACAGGATCCCCTTCCTTCCTTACAGGGAACACACTTCCCCTCAGGGTCTCCTGGTGCTTCATCTCCAGCTCTGTCAGCAAAAGGCCTTTTGCTCCCTCCCTCAGCTTTGATCTGGGCCTCTTGAATCTCCCAACTTGCCCTTTTTCCCTAATCAAGCAGCATCATACATTAACCTGGCTGTCCCACTTGCCAGAATTACTTGATAGTGTACAATAAGAAAATCTGGCAAGGCAGCTAGAAAATGTAAAAGTACAATGCTGTAACAGAAAGCTGCATTCTCCAGGAGGTCTCTCAGCATAAAAGTAGGAGAACTATTGTGCTTTGTATTTGATAACTCAAGATCAGTACTTGAAACATGTCATGATGCCAGAAAATTCTTTCATAGGTTATTGTTTTGTATTCCCAAATGGATATGATTGATACCACACTCGAGTTctataaagaaaacattactCAGCTATCTTAGATCTGTATTGCTTTTTCTTCCCCTCTTgcattatccattcattcattcattcattcaacaaacactggaGTGGAAATAAACTGGTGAAGGACACACCGACCTCCCTGCATTCATGGAGTTTAGGTTCTTTCTTATACTCAATCTCCAGTGCTGTGTTCCCCTTTACAAGTGTGGAAAACTTCAGAGTGGCTGCTTGGGAAGACATCTTCCAGGTCAGCTAGTCAAACCTTTTGTTTTACAGATTTAAACTGATGCTGAGAAAGACGTCTGGCTTGTTCCATCAACAAGTAAGTTACTGTGGGGTGAGTACTGGAACCCAGGCCCCTTCCCTTCTCTTATGTGCTCTTTAGGAGCCCATCTGTCTCAAccagaggacagaagcagagggagggCCTGAGAAGTGACAAGGACACTGGCTGGGGGGGCAAAACACTGTCTCCTTCCTGTTCCTGGCCTGTG
This genomic stretch from Diceros bicornis minor isolate mBicDic1 chromosome 6, mDicBic1.mat.cur, whole genome shotgun sequence harbors:
- the WNT8B gene encoding protein Wnt-8b, whose product is MTGPKAYLIYSSSVAAGAQSGIEECKYQFAWDRWNCPERALQLSSHGGLRSANRETAFVHAISSAGVMYTLTRNCSLGDFDNCGCDDSRNGQLGGQGWLWGGCSDNVGFGEAISKQFVDALETGQDARAAMNLHNNEAGRKAVKGTMKRTCKCHGVSGSCTTQTCWLQLPEFREVGAHLKEKYHAALKVDLLQGAGNSAAGRGAIADTFRSISTRELVHLEDSPDYCLENKTLGLLGTEGRECLRRGRALGRWERRSCRRLCGDCGLAVEERRAETVSSCNCKFHWCCAVRCEQCRRRVTKYFCSRAERPQGGAAHKLGRKP